The Pontibacter korlensis sequence TTATTGGATGGCAGGGTAGTGCGTTTCTCTGGCCAGGATGTGCAGCGTGGTACGTTCTCGCACCGCCATGCAGTGTTGCATGATGCTGTTACAAGCGCGGCTTACAATAACCTTAACCACATGCGTGAGGGGCAGGGCTCTTTCGAGATCTATAACTCGTTGCTGTCGGAGTATGGTGTGCTTGGTTTTGAGTTCGGTTATGCCATGGCTAACCCGAATGCTCTTGTTATCTGGGAAGCTCAGTTTGGTGACTTTGCCAACGGTGCCCAAGTAATGATCGACCAGTTTATCTCTGCTACTGAATCGAAGTGGCAGCGTATGAACGGTCTGGTGATGCTGTTGCCGCACGGCTACGAAGGTCAGGGACCAGAGCACTCAAATGCACGCCCTGAGCGCTTCCTGCAGTTGTCAGCCGAGAACAACATGTTTGTGACGTACATCACTACGCCAGCTAACCTGTTCCACTTTATGCGTCGTCAGTTGGCCCTGCCATTCCGCAAGCCAGCTGTTAACATGTCGCCTAAGTCGCTGCTTCGTCATCCTGCCGTGGTTTCTCCAGTAGAGGATTTCACATCAGGAGGCTTTAAGGAAGTAATTGGCGATACTTATGCGTCGGCTAAGTCGGTGAAGAAAGTGTTGCTGTGCTGGGGTAAAGTATATTTCGACCTGTTGGAAGAGCAGCAGAAGAACAAGCGTAAGGATGTGGCCATTATCCGTATGGAGCAGTTGGCGCCATTCCCGAAAGTTCAGCTGGAGGCAGAGCTTAGCAAGTATAAGAATGCCAAAATTTACTGGGTACAGGAAGAGCCTGAAAACATGGGCGCCTGGAACTACATCCTGCGTATCATGCGCAACGGTGTAGAAGACGTAGTAGCCCGTAAGGCTAGTGCTTCACCAGCAACCGGCTACCTGAAAGTACATGCTAAAGAGCAGCAAGAACTGATCGACAGAGCGTTTGCTATATAGTCCGGAAAGTATGGATGGTGTGCTGAGGAGGGATAAATTTACCTTTCTAAGACGGCATCCATACTTTTACCGTAATTCATAATTTGTAATTCATAACTCTGATAATAATATGAGCTTAGAAGTTAAAGTGCCTGCCGTAGGTGAGTCGATCACCGAGGTAACCATAGCCCAGTGGCTAAAGAAAGACGGCGACCGTGTGGAGATGGACGAGGTGATTGCAGAGCTGGAATCTGACAAAGCCACGTTCGAATTGCCAGCCGAAGCCGCAGGCATTTTACGTATTGTAGCGCAGGAAGGCGATACTATCGAAGTAGGCGCCGTTATCTGCAGAATTGATCAGAATGGAGCTGCCCCTTCAGCCCCTTCAGCCCCTGCTGAGCAAGCTGCAGCCCCTGCTGCACAGGAGTCTGCTCCGGCTGCTGCTACTGGCGGTGCCGGCGAGGCTGTAGAGATGAAAGTGCCAACTGTTGGCGAGTCTATCTCTGAGGTAACTATTGCCAGCTGGTTAAAGAAAGACGGCGACCATGTGGAGATGGACGAGGTAATCGCAGAGTTGGAGTCTGATAAAGCCACTTTTGAGTTGCCAGCTGAAGCGGCAGGCACGTTGCAGATTGTAGCACAGGAAGGTGATACCGTAGAGATTGGTGGCCTGTTGTGCAGAATTGTGCCAGGTGCTGGTACTGCTCACGCCAACGCTCAGGCTAATGCCAAGCAGGAAGCCGCTAATCAGGCTGTTGCTACTCAGCAAGCCGCTGCTGCTACCCCAGGAGTACAAACTTATGCCTCTGGCACGCCGTCTCCGGCTGCTGGTAAAATTCTGGCAGAGAAAGGCATTAACCCAACTGATGTGCAGGGTACAGGCCGTGATGGTCGTATTACAAAAGAAGATGCTCAGAACGCACATAAAGCTGTTTCTCAGCCAGCTGCCGCTGCTGCTCCTAAGCAAGAGGCTACTGCTTCTAGCGGGACTCCGGCTGCCACTGGTGGCCGTAACCAGCGCCGTGAGAAGATGACCTCGCTTCGCAAGACTGTTTCTCGTCGCCTGGTACAGGTGAAAAACGAGACAGCTATGTTAACTACCTTCAACGAGGTAGATATGAAGCCGATCATGGATATCCGTGCCAAGTATAAGGAGAAGTTTAAGGAGAAGCACGAAGTAGGCTTGGGCTTTATGTCTTTCTTCACGAAAGCTTGTACCGTAGCCTTGCAGGAGTGGCCAGCTGTAAACGCGATGATCGATGGTAATGAGATCGTGTTTAACGACTTCTGCGATGTGTCTATAGCAGTTTCTTCTCCAAAAGGTCTTGTTGTACCGGTTATCCGTAACGCAGAGCAACTGACATTGGACGGTATCGAGAAAGAAGTGATTCGCCTGGCGAAGAAAGCCCGTGATGGTAAGCTTTCCATCGAGGAGATGACAGGTGGTACCTTCACCATTACTAATGGTGGTGTGTTCGGTTCTATGATGTCTACGCCAATCATCAACGCACCTCAGTCCGCTATACTTGGTATGCACAACATCGTGCAGCGTCCGGTAGCTGTTAATGGTCAGGTTGAGATTCGCCCAATGATGTACCTGGCGTTGTCTTATGATCACCGCATCATCGACGGCCGTGAATCAGTAAGCTTCCTGGTACGCGTGAAGGAGCTGTTAGAAGATCCGATGAGACTTCTGTTAGGAGTTTAATTTATAGAGATAGCGGAGGAGGGGTAAGCGAATAAGTTTACTCCTCCTTTATTTTGCTATCATAGTGAATACTGTCCCCACTTAAGGGACTTTCCTAAATCAACTAAAAACGAGAGTATAGCTCTCCTCAAAGTATAAGACACGATGAAATACGATGTAACCGTAATCGGCTCTGGTCCTGGTGGGTATGTGGCAGCTATCCGCTGTGCACAGCTGGGCCTGAAGACTGCAATTATAGAGAAGTATACTGTATTAGGTGGTACCTGCCTTAACGTAGGCTGTATCCCGTCTAAAGCACTGCTGGATTCATCTGAGCACTTCCACAATGCAACTCATACTTTCAAAGAACACGGTATTGAGCTAGAGAACCTACAGGTTAACCTGCAGCAGATGATCAAGCGCAAAGGTGAAGTAATCAAGTCGAACAACGACGGTATTGCTTACCTGATGAAGAAGAACAAGATCGATACTTATTACGGCCTTGGATCTTTTGTAAACAAGAATAAAATCAAAATTACTGGTGTAGACGGCAACGTGCAGGAAATCGAAACGGAAAAGACCATCATTGCTACCGGTTCTAAGCCAACTTCATTGCCTTTCCTGCCAGTTGACAAAAAGCGTATCATCACTTCTACAGAGGCTTTGAGCCTAACGGAGGTGCCTAAAAACCTGATTATTATTGGTGGTGGGGTCATTGGCCTGGAGTTAGGTTCTGTTTATGCCCGTCTTGGTGCCAAAGTACAAGTGGTAGAGTACATGGATTCTATCATCCCGACAATGGATCGTGCTTTGGGCAAAGAGCTGCAGCGCATCCTGAAGAAGTCTCTAAGGTTTGAGTTCTTCTTTAACCACAAGGTAACTGGCGCTACCAACGAGGGCGACACAGTAAAAGTAACTGCTGAGAACCCGAAAGGTGAGTCTGTAATATTCGAAGGCGACTATGTACTGGTATCGGTAGGGCGTAAGCCATATACTGAAGGCCTGGGTCTGGAGAATGCGGGCGTGCAAATGGGTGAGCGCGGCATGATCGCTGTGAATGATCACATGGAAACAAACGTGCCAGGTATTTACGCTATCGGTGACGTGGTGCGTGGTGCTATGCTAGCCCATAAAGCCGAGGAGGAAGGTGTTTATGTAGCGGAGTATATGGCAGGCCAGAAGCCGCACATTAACTACAACCTGATTCCGGGTGTGGTATATACCTGGCCTGAAGTGGCAGGTGTAGGTTACACAGAGGAGCAGTTGAAGGAACAGGGCCGTGCCTATAAGTCTGGTTCGTTCCCATTCAAGGCCTCCGGCCGTGCAAAAGCCTCTATGGACACCGACGGCTTTGTGAAAGTGTTGGCAGATAAGGAGACTGATGAAATCCTGGGCGTGCACATGATCGGCCCACGTATTGCCGACCTGATTGCTGAGGCGGTAACAGCTATGGAGTTCCGTGCATCGGCAGAGGACGTGGCTCGTATGAGCCATGCGCACCCGACTTATGCCGAGGCTATGAAGGAGGCTTGTCTTGCTGCTACAGAAAACCGTGCTATCCACATCTAAGTAGCTTTCTGTTATTACATAAAGTTGGCAGCGCCACCCCAAGGGGTGGCGCTGTTCATTTATAGACGCTTTGAGCAAAAAGCTGTAAAACTTTACCACCCCAAGCAACCATTAGCCCAATGCCTGCATCTATAAGTCAGAACCTCAAGCAGAAAGTATAACCTTAACCATACATACTATGATAAGAAAAGTATACCTATTGCTGGCCTTGCTCATGCTGCCGTTGATGACGTGGGCACAAACTAAAGTTAATGCTTCCGAAATCGTAGCCAAGATTAACCGGGGCGAAGCCGTGTCTTACAGGAACGCCCGGATTGTAGGCGACCTTGATATGACGAAGCTGCAGAACATGAAAGTGAAGCAGGATGGGAAGAACTCCAGAGAATACACCAGCACTGTAACAGCTCCACTTTCCTTTGTGAACTGTACTTTTACAGGCGATGTGCTAGCTTACTTAACCCCAAGTAATGAAGTAAAAGCCTCCAAACCAAGCAACGAGGTGTACAACACGAATTTTGAAAAGGATGTACTATTTGAGAACTGCAACTTTGAGCAGAAAGCGGCTTTTAAGTACAGCGAGTTTGACGGCAAGGCTTCATTTATGAGCAGCCGTTTTGCTGAGGAGGCGTTGTTTAAATATGCCGAGTTTGATAAAAGCGTTAACTTTAGTAACGTACGCTTCGGCGGAGAGGCTAATTTCAAATATGCGGAATTCCCAGAGCGAGCAAGCTTTGCGGGAGCTAATTTTAGAGGCGAGGCAAACTTTAAGTATAGCAAATTTGACAGGGGTGTAAATTTCGAGAACGCCATGTTCGATGGAACAGCCAACTTCAAGTATGCCAAGGTTACAGACAGCTTCAATATTAAAGGAGCGAATTTCCGCGGTGGAGATGACTTTAAATACACCGAATTGAACAACAAGAAAGTAACGCTCTCCTCGCTGCAGAGCATGAACAGATAAGTATTTGCATATCCATGTATACTTGTGATAACAGAGCCGTCTCCTGCTGGGAGGCGGCTCTGTTATTTTATACTTGTTGCATTAGCGCTATAATTTTGCCTAGTCCCTCTTCAGAAGTATACCCAATAACTGGCGGCAGCTCCAGCCAATCTGCCCGTGCCTGGTTTAGCAGTTCAAGGCTCAGAGGCTGTCCATACTTTAGGCCTGCTATGGCAACGGCAATGGCAGTATTAAGGTGGTTGGCTTTTACCCTTAGGGTATGTGGCGAATAACGACCAGGATGTAAGTGCACGTGGCGTTTGGCGTGTACGCCCCAGCGCAGTGTCCAGGCGGAGTTATCGGAAAGGGTGCAGATGCGGTAACCTATGGGTGCAAGAAAACTATTGAAGCTCTCAGCCTGATGTACATGCTGCGCCTGTAAGTATAAAATCACCTCTTCTGATATCTGTAAAGGCGAGAGTGTGCCAATGTACAGGTCCAACTGCGAGCCACCTATCCGCCGGAAATACTTCATCAGCTCCTGCTCTGGCATTTGGAGCCCTTCGTATACAAACTCCTTGATGTAGCCCAGATGATGCTTGAGTGGGTGAAATAGGATAGGTTCAGGCAATGGCTGCATAGACATAGGTAAGGTACGTGAGATGCACCTTTCGGATTCTTGCGGGCTGCTTTGTTGGTGTACAATGTTACCTATGTGTAAAGAGGGCGAAGTCCAAAATAAAAACTTAACTGCCAGGCAACCTGAAAGCTAGCCTGTGCATCTATACCTACAAGAGCGCCAGCACACTTTGCTGTTCTGCACTACACTTGCTTTCGTGGCTTGTTTACTAAGCTGCTGCTGCAGTTAAACTAAGTTGGTAGATGCAGATATGTTTTAGGTCGATGGAAACGCGTTGTAAGTATAAAGTAAATCACAATTAAATCATAGTAAAGTACCTTGCATAACAGCCTATCGTAAAATAAGAAGACCTAGTACCAAAAATTAGCCTATGATACAGCTCCAGGATATACACAAGTACTATGCAGTAGGGCATAACAAACTGCATGTGCTTAAGGGAATTGATCTTCATATTCAGGAAGGGGAGTTCGTGTCGATTATGGGCTCCTCCGGCTCTGGCAAGTCTACGCTGCTCAACATCCTGGGTATATTGGATGACTATGACAAAGGAGAATATACTTTAGCCGGGACGTTTATCAAGAACTTATCGGCGGCAAAGGCAGCTTATTACCGCAACCGCTTTCTGGGCTTTGTGTTTCAGTCCTTCAACCTGCTTTCCTTCAAGAATGCGGTGGAGAATGTGGCACTGCCGCTGTATTACCAGAAAGTGAGCCGCAAGGAGCGCAATAAACTGGCGCTGGAGTATCTGGAGATGGTGGGGCTGAAAGAGTGGGCTGAGCACTCGCCAAATGAGATGTCGGGTGGGCAGCGGCAGCGGGTGGCTATTGCACGGGCGCTTATCTCGCAACCTAAACTTATACTTGCCGATGAGCCAACCGGTGCCCTCGATACCCAGACTTCCTATGAGGTGATGGATATTTTTAAAGAGGTAAATCGCAAAGGCATGACTGTAGTGATCGTGACACACGAGAATGATATTGCCGAGCAGACGCAGCGCATCATCCGCCTGAAAGATGGCTTAATAGTGAACGATGACCACGGCATGCATGAGGCCACCGAGCCAACAGCTGTAGGGCTAGCTTCAGGTAAGCCTGTTTTCTAATCCTAGACTACAACAATCTAACAAGTGGCACTACCATGTTCGACATAGATAAATGGCAGGAAATCCTGGGTACCATGCGCAAAAACAAGCTGCGCACCTTCCTGACAGCCTTTGGCGTGTTCTGGGGTGTCTTTATGCTGGTGCTGCTGCTAGGCGTGGGTAATGGGCTGGAAAACGGCATATACAACCGCTTCGGCGACGGGGCTAAGAACAGTGTGTTTGTCTGGAGCGGCAAAACAGCTGTAGCGCACAAAGGAATGAAACCGGGTCGGGAGATAAAGTTCACCAACGCGGACCTGGAGGCGATAGAGCGGGAAGTGGCCGGTTTAAACATGATGGCCCCGCGCAACCGGGTGGCAGGCGAGTATACTATCAACTATAAAAAGCAGAACGGTTCTTACCAGGTATTTGGTGCGGAGCCGGATTTTATGGAGATAAACGGGGAGCGAGCCTACAGGGGCCGCATGCTGAATAAGTATGATGAGCAGGAGAAGCGAAAGGTAGTGGTGCTAGGTGAGCAGGTGGCGCAGGTGTTATTTGGCGAGCAGAACCCTGTGGGTGAGCATGTGAACATCCGGGGCATTTACTTTAAAGTAGTTGGCACCTTTAAGGTGAAAGGTAACAACAGCGGTCGCCGCGAAGAGAGAGCTTACATACCTTTTTCTACACTACAAGGTGCCTTTAACCAACCTAACCAGGTGCAGTTGATGCTGCTTACCGCCCAGGATGGTGTGCCTGCTAAAGAGATGGAAGACCGCCTGCGCACGCTGCTGTCTCAGCGACACAAGTTCGCAGAGACAGATGATATGGCGCTGGGTGTGGAAAACACAGAAGCTGAGTACCTAAAGCTACAAGGGCTTTTCAGCGGCATCCGCATCTTCGTCTGGATTGTAGGTATCGGTACTTTAATAGCAGGTATCGTGGGGGTAAGCAACATCATGATGATTATCGTGAAGGAGCGTACCCGCGAGATTGGTGTTCGAAAGGCACTGGGAGCTACACCACTGTCCATTGTCAGCCTGATTCTGCAGGAGTCGGTGGTGATTACAGCATTCTCCGGCTATATGGGATTACTACTAGCTACTGGCTTATTGGCGCTGATAGAGCACATGCTGATATCATCGGGGGCGGAATTGCCATTTTTCGCTCAGCCAGAGGTAGACCTGGAGGTAGCGCTTTCAGCTACATTGGTGTTAGTGCTGGCAGGAGCTATAGCAGGGCTAATGCCAGCTTTGAAGGCAGCTAATATCAAACCTATAGAGGCTCTGCGGGCAGATTAATTGATTTTACGATATAGAATGATTAGGGCTACAGCCATATAAGATACCATCTGCCAAAAGCAGCAATCAACAAAAAGTATGATCGACATAGATAAATGGACCGAGATCTATAACACCGTAAAGAAGCATAAGCTCCGCACGGCGCTGACGGCTTTTGGCGTGTTCTGGGGCATCTTTATGCTGGTGGTGTTGCTGGGTGCTGGTAAAGGGCTGGAGAATGGAATCACGGCTGAGTTTAACATCGCTAAAAACACCGTGTTTGTCTGGACACAGCGTACAAGCGTGCCTTACATGGGCCTGAAAGCAGGACGAACCATAGAACTCACCAACGATGATGTGGCGGCCATTAAAGCCAATATACCTGAGGTAGGCGTAGTAGCGCCCAGCAACCAGGTATGGGGCGATTTTTCAGTTAACTACAAAGACAAGAGCTCTGCTTTTACCGTGATAGGCGAAACGCCGGAAGTGCTCTTTGTAAGGCCACTACGGATCAAGACAGGCCGCTTTGTAAACGACATCGACATGCAGGAGAAGCGCAAGGTGGCAGTGGTGGGGCCACGCATACTGGAGGTGCTCTTTCCGAACGAGAAGAACCCGATTGGTAAGTACATCAGCATAAAAGGCAGCTATTTTCAGGTAGTGGGCACTTTCGAGCCTGTGGGTAAGGGCGAGGATGTGGTGGAGGACGCTAAGGTGATTTACATTCCGCACAGTGCCCTGCAGCAGACATTTAATCAAGTAAACAAGGTAGGTCACCTGGCCATGGTACCCAAACCTGGCGTGCCGGCCGCAGTAATCGAGGAAAAGGTGAAAACCTTATTGATGCAGCGCCACCGCGTGGCTCCCGAGGATTTGAAAGCCTTTGGTTCGGCTAACATAGAAAAAGAATTTCAGGAGGTGCAGGGGCTGTTTATGGGCATTGCCGGGTTCAGCTGGCTGGTCAGCATCGGTACCATCATAGCAGGTATCATTGGCGTGGGCAATATCATGTTAATTGTGGTAAAGGAGCGCACCAAGGAGATCGGTATACGCAAAGCCCTTGGTGCTACGCCTTTCTCAATCATCAGCCTGATCATACAGGAATCCATCGTGATAACAGCGTTGGCAGGGTACATTGGCTTAATGGGGGGCACAGGCGTTATTGCGCTAATTGAGTACCTGATGAACAAGTTTGAGGTGGAGGCAGGCTTCTTCGGCGTGCCAGAGGTTAACGTGAACATAGCAGTTACTGCTACGGTGTTACTGGTGGTTACTGGTGCACTGGCTGGTCTGATACCTGCCACCAAGGCAGCACGGGTAAACCCGGTAGTAGCGCTCAAAGACGAATAAACTAACGCAGAAAGTTTAAAACAGACACATAATCATTCATCAACTATGAAAAAGGTTCTTTTAGGCTTATTCATCCTGGTTTTTCTGGGCCTGTCTGGCTGGCTAGGTTACTACTTCTACAACAAGGCGAATACCGACCCTATTGTGTATAAAACAGAGTCGCCATTCGAAACAGAGATCGTGAAGAAGACGGTAGCGACCGGTTCTATCGTGCCACGCAAAGAAGTACAGATAAAGTCGCAGGTATCAGGTATTGTAGAGGAGCTGTATGTGGAGGCTGGTGAGGTGGTAAAGCAAGGGCAGCTGTTAGTTAAAATCCGCATCGTGCCTAATATGGTAAGTGTTAACAACGCTGAAACACAGCTACAGACAGCCAAGCTTAATTTTGACGAGGCAAAGCGTGAGCTGGCGCGTTATGAACAACTCTACGCCGAGAAAGTGATTCCAGAACAGGAGTTCCGTAAGTATAAAGCAGACTTTGAGCTGAAGCGGGAAGCTCTTTCTGCCGCCGAAAGCAACCTGCAACTAGTACGTGAAGGAGCATCGCGTAAGAGCGGACAGTCTTCTAACCTGGTGTACTCTACTATAGGCGGTATGCTGCTTGATGTACCCATAAAAGTTGGTACTTCCATTATTGAGCGTAACAACTTTAACGAGGGCACTACTATTGCCTCGGTGGCCGACATGCGCAGCCTTATATTCGAGGGTAAAATTGATGAGTCGGAAGTGGGCAAGCTGAAAGAGAACATGGACCTGTTGCTGACCATTGGTGCTATAGAAGGACGTGTGTTTGATGCCAAGCTGGAGTACATCGCACCAAAAGGGGTGGACGAGGAAGGCTCCATCAAGTTCCCGATCCGGGCGAAGGTGATGCTGGACGAGAAGGACTTTATCAGGGCAGGCTACAGTGCAAACGCCGACATCGTACTGGACAAGCGCGAGAAGACATTGGCCATAAAAGAGAGCATGCTGAAGTTTGAGAAAGAGCAACCATATGTAGAGGTAGAGACGGCTCCGCAGCGTTTCGAAAAGCGCATGATTAAAACAGGTCTTTCAGATGGTATTAATATAGAAGTTGTGTCTGGCCTTCAGAAGAAAGACAAGGTAAAAGTGCCGGATACAAATATCGCTCAGATTTAAAGGTAGTTTAATGTGTTTGTTTGCTTAATGTGAAAGAGCGGGTTTTATGCCCGCTTTTTCTTTTTTATAAATTTCGCCTGCCACTTAATTATTGCGGTTAGTGGAGTATAGTACAGTTTCCACGGAAAAGTTGTTGAATACCTTAACACATGTTGTACAGGGTAGTAAAATAATAGTATAAGTTTTTGTTTTACTAATTGTTTAGCTATGGAAAAAACATTCACAAACTATGCTAAATCACTGCTTGTGTGCCTGATGGTATTAGGTGGTTTAACTGTCGCCTGCGATGACGACGATGACATTGATATAGTTGATGAAGTAGAATTTGTTAATGTAGAGCTGCTTGGGGCTAATGAACGTCCGCCGGTTGAGTCGTCTGGCTCAGGAGAGATGGATGTGGTGTACAATGATGCCACTAACATGCTGACCTATACCATTTCGTGGGAGTTGGGAAACCCTGACGATAACACGGTAGCCATGCACTTCCACGGTCCTGCGGATGTAAACTCTAGTGCGCCTCCTGTTATCGATATTACAGGCTTTGACACCGACAACAGTGGAACCGTAACTGGTACTACCCGTGCGCTTACAGATGATGAGGAAGCGGACCTAAAAGCTGGCTTGTGGTACGTAAACATACACAGCGCTACCCATCCTAGCGGCGAGCTTCGAGGAAACCTAATTGAGGACTAACTTAAAGATGTAGAGCTAAGCTTTTGCTAGTCTGCTGTGGTGTTAGGACTAGCAAAAGCCTTTGGCTTTCCACCTCTTTCGACCGGTTTGCGCTTACGGTAATCACACCATTTTCCTAACTTTGCGCTGTTACAACTTACAGCGCATCATGGCACAGCATTACAATACCCCTACCGCTATACAAATTGTCGATTTCAATCCTTTCTATGGCAAAGCCTTCTACGACCTGAACCACGAGTGGATATCCAAATACTTTGTGATGGAGGAGGCTGATAATAAGTCACTCAGTGATCCACAAGGCTATATCATTAACAAGGGAGGCTACATCTTGATGGCGCTTTTCAATGGAGAGCCTGTAGGTACCTGTGCGTTGATAAAAGATAGCGAAGGTGTTTTCGAATTAGCAAAGATGGCTGTGGCGCCCAAAATGCAAGGAATGAAGATAGGCAAGATGTTGGGAGAGGCTGCCATAGACAGAGCCCGCCGCGCAGGTGCCTATAAAGTATACCTGGTGTCGAACCGCCGGCTGCATACGGCTTTGAGCCTGTATGAGCGTTTAGGTTTTGTGGAGGTTCCTATGCCACCAAGCATTTATGAGCGAGCGGACATTAAGATGGAGCTGGAGTTGAAATAAGAAAGCGATGCCTTACATAGCTCTTGCTCTATCTAATTTGAATTAGGCTATTTTCTCTAACTACATATTCACGACTTTACTTCCCACTCGTTTCATAGTGAGCTTTGGAGCGCTCAAGGCCGCGGGGCCTCATCCTCGGGCATCGCGCTGTGTTCCCTCCTGCGCCAGGGCGCTGCCGCATGCTCGTCACCGGATTTCACAAGGCGCTCAGCCCAAGGACTGGGACCAGGTTCCATAGCCACTGCCTTTGCTAATTCCCCTTTAAAGGGAGTATAGGAGGATGTTTATCGTTTCCGAACAGATTCCCCTCCTCGGCGGCAGGGCCGGTTACTACATCTGCAGCCTCAAAGAGGCGGACGCGGCCACGCTGGCAGGGGGCATTGGGAACCGGGTACACTGGGAGAAGGACATGACCCTGGGGGAGGATGGCAACGGCATCAGCAAGGGACAGGCGCCAGAGAACCTCTCGCTATGGAAGAGCGTGGCTCTGAACATCGTTCGCAAAAGCGGGTTCCGCTCCATGAAAGAGGCCATCATGGCCTTTGCAAATAGAATTAACGCAATGGCTAAATTAATTAGAACTTAACAGCCCTGCCTTCAAAGGGGTTAGGGGTGGGTTCACCAGAATAGCCTTATCAACAGAGCTTATACTTGGGGATGAGACTATTTAAGCTCTAAAAATCATCCTCATCTCCGCCACCCTCCTGACCATCTTGATTTCTGCGGCGGTTGCGGTTGTTATCGTCGCTGTTGAGACGGTAGGTAAAGCCCAAGTAAATAATACGGCTCTGGCGGCGGTTCTCGATCTCTGATCTGAACTCGGGTCCATAACTCAGGAAGTTGAATTGGCGGGTGTTAAACAGGTCAGATATGCGCAGGGAGACTGTACCATTCTTCTTCAGGATATCTTTCTTCATGCCTAAGTCTGCGCTGAACATCTCCTCCATTTGCCCTTGTATATCATTTCTGGGAGCGCGGTAAAAGCCGGAAAGCTGTATATCC is a genomic window containing:
- a CDS encoding CHRD domain-containing protein — translated: MEKTFTNYAKSLLVCLMVLGGLTVACDDDDDIDIVDEVEFVNVELLGANERPPVESSGSGEMDVVYNDATNMLTYTISWELGNPDDNTVAMHFHGPADVNSSAPPVIDITGFDTDNSGTVTGTTRALTDDEEADLKAGLWYVNIHSATHPSGELRGNLIED
- a CDS encoding GNAT family N-acetyltransferase → MAQHYNTPTAIQIVDFNPFYGKAFYDLNHEWISKYFVMEEADNKSLSDPQGYIINKGGYILMALFNGEPVGTCALIKDSEGVFELAKMAVAPKMQGMKIGKMLGEAAIDRARRAGAYKVYLVSNRRLHTALSLYERLGFVEVPMPPSIYERADIKMELELK